A portion of the Acidobacteriaceae bacterium genome contains these proteins:
- a CDS encoding bifunctional homocysteine S-methyltransferase/methylenetetrahydrofolate reductase yields the protein MNEVQAKLFGGRTVLCDGAMGTMLYGCGVFINRCYDELNVTQAETVRSVHQQYLQAGAEVIETNTFGANRFRLTHFDLADKVREFNLAGARLARQSVEAAREKHNTEAFVAGAVGSLGVKLAPVGEVSAAEARAVFAEQILALADGGVDLLIVETMMSLAEAVEAVAAAKDVAPQLPVVVLVTVDEQVKMLDGTPAEDAAKALVAAGASAVGANCSSGPQVVLEAVQRMHAVVNVPVVAMPNAGLPREVEGRNIYLTSPEYMASFARKFVRAGASWVGGCCGTTPTHIRSMRSALRAMDAQASGEAGLSTVAVVEGKGVEPPALETRSLVGRKIARGEFVTMVEIVPPKGVDCSKELAGAALLKQCGVDAINVPDSPRASARMSAMSLCLQIEQKVGVESVLHYTCRDRNVLGIQSDLLGSASLGLKNILCLTGDPPKMGNYPDATAVFDVDAIGLANIVRGLNRGLDIGGNPIGESTGFSVAVAANPGVPDMEHEVRRFAAKVEAGAEYAITQPVFDLRLLEEFLKRVEGFRIPVVAGIWPLTSFRNAEFMKNDLKVAMPREILARMANAASKEAGLAEGVAIAQEMLAAVRGEVQGVQVSAPFGKYPLAAEVLGLVPAEMQEVAV from the coding sequence ATGAACGAGGTGCAGGCAAAACTTTTCGGCGGACGCACAGTTCTTTGCGATGGCGCGATGGGCACGATGCTCTACGGATGTGGCGTGTTCATCAACCGCTGCTACGACGAGCTGAACGTGACCCAGGCCGAAACCGTTCGTTCCGTTCACCAGCAGTACCTGCAGGCCGGGGCGGAGGTGATTGAAACCAATACGTTTGGAGCAAATCGCTTTCGGCTGACGCACTTCGATCTGGCGGACAAGGTTCGTGAGTTCAACCTGGCGGGAGCGCGGCTGGCGCGGCAGTCGGTGGAGGCTGCCCGGGAGAAGCACAATACCGAGGCGTTTGTCGCCGGGGCTGTGGGGTCGTTGGGTGTGAAGCTGGCGCCGGTGGGCGAAGTTTCTGCTGCAGAGGCCCGCGCGGTGTTCGCGGAGCAGATTCTGGCGCTGGCCGATGGCGGCGTGGACCTGCTGATTGTGGAAACGATGATGTCGCTGGCCGAAGCGGTGGAGGCTGTGGCGGCGGCGAAGGATGTGGCTCCGCAACTGCCGGTGGTGGTGCTGGTGACGGTGGACGAGCAGGTGAAGATGCTCGACGGAACGCCGGCGGAGGATGCGGCGAAGGCGCTGGTGGCGGCGGGAGCTTCAGCCGTGGGAGCGAACTGCTCGTCGGGTCCGCAGGTTGTGCTGGAAGCGGTGCAGCGTATGCACGCGGTGGTGAATGTGCCGGTGGTGGCGATGCCGAACGCCGGGCTTCCGCGCGAGGTGGAAGGCCGCAATATTTATCTGACGTCGCCGGAGTATATGGCGAGCTTTGCGCGGAAGTTTGTGCGCGCGGGAGCGAGCTGGGTGGGTGGCTGTTGTGGAACGACGCCGACACATATTCGGTCGATGCGTTCGGCGCTGCGCGCGATGGATGCCCAGGCGAGCGGAGAGGCCGGACTTTCGACGGTTGCGGTGGTCGAAGGGAAGGGCGTTGAGCCTCCGGCGCTGGAGACGCGGTCGCTGGTTGGGCGGAAGATAGCTCGCGGCGAGTTTGTGACGATGGTGGAGATTGTTCCGCCGAAGGGTGTGGATTGCTCGAAGGAGCTGGCTGGCGCTGCGTTGCTGAAGCAGTGCGGGGTGGACGCGATCAATGTGCCGGATTCGCCGCGGGCGAGTGCGCGCATGAGCGCGATGAGCCTGTGTCTGCAGATTGAGCAGAAGGTCGGGGTGGAGAGCGTTCTGCACTACACCTGCCGTGATCGCAATGTGCTGGGGATTCAGAGCGATCTGCTCGGCTCGGCGTCGCTGGGGCTGAAGAACATTCTTTGCCTGACGGGTGATCCGCCGAAGATGGGGAATTATCCGGATGCGACGGCGGTCTTTGACGTCGATGCGATCGGACTGGCGAACATTGTGCGCGGGTTGAATCGCGGGCTGGATATTGGCGGCAATCCGATTGGAGAGTCGACCGGATTCAGTGTGGCGGTGGCGGCGAATCCTGGTGTTCCTGACATGGAGCACGAGGTGCGGCGCTTTGCGGCGAAGGTGGAAGCGGGCGCGGAGTATGCGATTACGCAGCCGGTCTTTGATCTGCGTCTGCTGGAGGAGTTTCTCAAGCGCGTAGAGGGTTTCCGCATCCCTGTGGTGGCGGGCATCTGGCCGCTGACTAGCTTCCGCAACGCGGAGTTTATGAAGAACGATTTGAAGGTCGCGATGCCGAGGGAGATTCTGGCCCGCATGGCGAACGCCGCCAGCAAGGAAGCGGGGCTGGCTGAGGGTGTCGCTATCGCGCAGGAGATGCTGGCAGCGGTGCGCGGCGAGGTTCAGGGTGTGCAGGTTTCGGCTCCGTTCGGCAAGTATCCTTTGGCAGCCGAGGTGCTGGGGCTTGTGCCCGCAGAGATGCAGGAGGTAGCGGTCTAA
- the bshB1 gene encoding bacillithiol biosynthesis deacetylase BshB1, whose protein sequence is MSHFLDPVPATPNGVDVSSPTVEVLAIAAHRDDVEQTCGGTLLVQQALGSRTGILDLTRGEGGTRGSAAEREAEANAAAKILGVTHREALDLPDSNVRNTLENRLKIAAVLRRLRPRVVILPYWEGRHPDHYSAATLGYEACFLAGLSKLDLDPIHGKPHRPYKILYASLYADVRPTFVVDITPHIETRLQSLLAYRSQYGAQTSGSGLFVPEEDIRERMYATARHYGLLAGVRYAEPFVQKEVSLVTDLMHLPVASL, encoded by the coding sequence ATGTCACACTTCCTCGACCCCGTGCCGGCAACCCCGAACGGGGTCGACGTGTCTTCGCCCACCGTAGAGGTTCTCGCCATCGCCGCCCATCGCGACGACGTCGAACAGACCTGCGGTGGCACCCTTCTCGTGCAACAGGCCCTCGGCTCCCGCACCGGCATCCTCGACCTCACGCGCGGCGAAGGCGGCACACGCGGCTCTGCCGCAGAGCGCGAAGCCGAAGCCAACGCCGCCGCAAAGATCCTCGGTGTCACGCACCGCGAAGCCCTCGACCTCCCCGACTCCAACGTCCGCAACACACTCGAGAACCGCCTCAAGATCGCCGCCGTCCTTCGCCGCCTGCGTCCGCGCGTCGTCATCCTTCCCTACTGGGAAGGCCGTCACCCCGACCACTACAGCGCGGCCACGCTCGGCTACGAAGCCTGCTTCCTCGCAGGCCTCTCCAAGCTGGATCTCGACCCCATCCACGGCAAACCCCACCGGCCGTACAAGATCCTCTACGCTTCGCTCTACGCCGACGTACGCCCCACCTTTGTCGTCGACATCACGCCGCACATCGAAACCCGCCTGCAGTCTCTCCTGGCCTATCGCTCGCAGTACGGCGCACAAACCAGCGGCTCAGGACTCTTCGTCCCCGAAGAAGACATCCGCGAGCGCATGTACGCGACCGCCCGCCACTACGGCCTGCTTGCAGGTGTGCGTTACGCCGAGCCCTTCGTCCAGAAGGAAGTCTCGCTCGTCACCGACCTCATGCACCTTCCCGTCGCGAGCCTTTAG
- a CDS encoding ferritin-like domain-containing protein → MDPITGKLQSLVEKSRTRRAFLAGAGSVAAAAALAGCSDDGTIALPATSTVTDADILTFALNLEYLEAEFYLRAATGAGLASANIGGSSAGAVTVPTTTKLSGLTSFQQNLLNELAYTEQQHVVYLRSALTAAGATPINRPAIDFVNSFNAIASLATIGSSFNPFVNFDSFITAAAIFEDVGVTAYNGAAPLISAAGVKAGYLAAAAGIMATEAYHGGALRGYIINQAVTLGTTAYPYYTYFNLIQGVVSSLSSSYGTLNLAGASATATVTVPTTVTSDNAVPADSNALAYHRTTDQVLHVVYGTFSPTSGSTTPAAGVTKGGFFPAGLNGNITATKS, encoded by the coding sequence GTGGATCCTATTACTGGCAAACTACAGAGCCTCGTTGAAAAGTCGCGCACCCGCCGCGCCTTCCTCGCCGGAGCCGGTTCCGTCGCAGCAGCCGCTGCCCTTGCAGGTTGCTCCGACGACGGCACCATCGCTCTTCCCGCAACCAGCACCGTCACCGACGCCGACATCCTCACCTTCGCCCTCAACCTCGAGTACCTCGAAGCTGAGTTCTATCTCCGCGCCGCTACAGGTGCAGGCCTTGCCTCCGCCAACATCGGCGGCAGCTCCGCTGGTGCGGTCACCGTACCCACCACGACCAAGCTCTCCGGCCTCACCAGCTTCCAGCAGAACCTGCTGAACGAACTGGCCTACACCGAGCAGCAGCACGTCGTCTATCTCCGCTCCGCTCTCACCGCTGCCGGTGCCACGCCCATCAACCGGCCCGCCATCGACTTCGTGAACTCGTTCAACGCCATCGCGTCGCTTGCCACCATCGGCTCAAGCTTCAACCCCTTCGTCAACTTCGACAGCTTCATCACCGCTGCCGCGATCTTCGAAGACGTAGGCGTTACGGCGTACAACGGCGCTGCTCCGCTCATTAGCGCAGCAGGCGTCAAGGCAGGCTACCTCGCAGCCGCCGCAGGCATCATGGCAACCGAGGCCTATCACGGTGGCGCTCTGCGCGGATACATCATCAACCAGGCCGTCACGCTCGGCACCACGGCGTACCCCTACTACACCTACTTCAACCTCATCCAGGGCGTCGTCTCCTCGCTCTCCAGCAGCTACGGCACGTTGAACCTTGCAGGAGCTTCCGCTACGGCGACGGTCACCGTTCCCACCACTGTCACCTCTGACAATGCGGTTCCGGCTGACTCCAACGCTCTGGCCTACCACCGCACCACGGATCAGGTCCTGCACGTCGTCTACGGCACCTTCTCGCCCACCTCGGGTTCCACCACTCCCGCAGCAGGCGTCACCAAGGGTGGCTTCTTCCCCGCTGGCCTCAACGGCAACATCACCGCTACCAAGTCCTAA
- a CDS encoding ferritin-like domain-containing protein encodes MANQETLKLDSIIASRRALLMGGGAVALASAFLPKQASAALTPSSISDADILNFALNLEYLEANFYYLAAYGTTIYGAASPLTITGTGTQGTVTTVASPKVTFTSPVIAAYCVETAIEEGRHVSFLRNALSTGAVAMPAIDLNSTTSGTGAFDKLAQAATIGTSFNPFASQANFLVGAYIFEDVGVTAYSGAAPLLSTANQPSSNLQAAASILAVEAYHAGLIRASINQLDPNNSLGLLTYTQKISATRQLLANQTRTTSVTDDIGLSTGVTVSLAGTSATATTVVDADATNEVAFARSTNAVLNIVTGGGALSSGTKATGVFFPAGLNGNIA; translated from the coding sequence ATGGCGAACCAGGAAACACTGAAACTCGACAGCATCATCGCAAGCCGCCGTGCACTCCTCATGGGAGGCGGCGCAGTAGCCCTCGCATCCGCATTCCTGCCCAAGCAGGCCAGCGCGGCACTTACCCCCTCGTCCATCTCGGACGCCGACATCCTCAACTTCGCCCTCAACCTCGAATACCTTGAGGCGAACTTCTACTACCTCGCCGCCTATGGCACCACCATCTACGGCGCAGCCTCTCCCCTCACCATCACCGGCACAGGCACGCAGGGTACGGTAACGACCGTCGCTTCGCCGAAGGTCACCTTCACCTCGCCCGTCATCGCCGCCTACTGCGTCGAAACCGCGATTGAAGAAGGCCGTCACGTCTCCTTCCTGCGCAATGCGCTCAGCACCGGCGCCGTCGCCATGCCTGCCATCGACCTCAACTCGACCACCAGCGGCACCGGCGCGTTCGACAAGCTCGCCCAGGCAGCCACCATCGGGACCAGCTTCAATCCCTTTGCCAGCCAGGCCAACTTCCTCGTCGGCGCCTACATCTTCGAGGACGTCGGCGTCACCGCATACTCCGGCGCAGCCCCACTGCTCAGCACGGCCAACCAGCCGAGCTCGAACTTGCAGGCCGCAGCCAGCATCCTCGCCGTCGAGGCGTACCACGCCGGTCTCATCCGGGCCAGCATCAACCAGCTCGACCCCAACAACTCCCTCGGTCTGCTGACCTACACGCAGAAGATCTCTGCGACCCGTCAGCTGCTCGCTAACCAGACCCGCACCACCAGCGTCACGGACGACATCGGCCTCAGCACCGGCGTCACCGTCTCCCTCGCCGGCACCTCTGCCACCGCCACCACCGTGGTCGATGCAGACGCCACCAACGAGGTCGCTTTCGCCCGTAGCACCAACGCTGTGCTCAACATCGTCACCGGCGGCGGGGCCCTCAGCTCCGGCACCAAGGCTACGGGGGTCTTCTTCCCCGCGGGCCTGAACGGCAACATCGCGTAA
- a CDS encoding UDP-3-O-(3-hydroxymyristoyl)glucosamine N-acyltransferase, with amino-acid sequence MELGDVLARVKRVAATENAGADAAVFAEKEEALQAALASQAGVVLTTVALAAAVSDERVVAVADPRLEFAKLAKALEPVRVGFVHPAAAVDASAKIGARARIAAGAVVEADAVLGDDVTLGPGAKVLAGVVLGNRVVLQAGAVVGSTGFGYARDAKTGEYTLFPQQGALVIEDDVEIGANSTIDRGALGETRIGKGTKIDNLVHIGHNVRVGRNVVIAAQVGISGSCVIGDGAVLAGQVGISDHCSIGPGVILGGQAGVFRGATVKGPGEMFAGTPAEPIRNLMKSLARLRRLK; translated from the coding sequence GTGGAGCTTGGAGATGTGCTGGCGCGAGTGAAGCGCGTGGCTGCGACAGAGAACGCCGGGGCCGATGCCGCTGTGTTTGCCGAGAAGGAAGAGGCGCTGCAGGCCGCGTTGGCTTCGCAGGCCGGTGTGGTGCTGACCACCGTGGCGCTGGCCGCTGCGGTGAGCGATGAGCGTGTCGTGGCGGTAGCGGATCCCCGCCTGGAGTTTGCGAAGCTGGCAAAGGCGCTGGAGCCTGTGCGCGTAGGGTTCGTGCATCCAGCGGCGGCTGTAGACGCTTCCGCAAAGATCGGGGCTCGTGCACGGATCGCTGCTGGCGCCGTGGTGGAAGCCGATGCTGTGCTGGGTGACGATGTCACCCTCGGGCCGGGGGCCAAGGTGCTCGCTGGCGTGGTGTTAGGTAATCGTGTCGTCTTGCAGGCGGGAGCTGTGGTGGGATCGACCGGTTTTGGCTATGCACGCGATGCGAAGACGGGCGAGTACACGCTATTTCCGCAGCAGGGTGCGCTGGTGATCGAGGACGATGTCGAGATTGGCGCAAACTCCACGATTGATCGCGGCGCGTTGGGGGAAACACGGATTGGCAAGGGCACGAAGATCGACAATCTGGTGCATATTGGGCACAACGTGCGTGTCGGGCGTAATGTTGTGATCGCCGCGCAGGTCGGGATTTCGGGCTCGTGTGTGATCGGCGATGGAGCGGTTCTGGCCGGGCAAGTCGGAATTTCCGATCACTGCAGCATTGGGCCGGGAGTGATTCTTGGCGGGCAGGCTGGCGTGTTTCGCGGAGCGACGGTGAAGGGGCCTGGCGAGATGTTTGCAGGGACCCCGGCGGAGCCGATTCGCAACCTGATGAAGTCGTTGGCGCGGCTGCGGCGTCTGAAGTAA
- a CDS encoding lysophospholipid acyltransferase family protein — translation MSETKNKQKSKGRDGEGTLREAAEYWALRALVGGVGLLPRGVARAVGAGLGAVALKSSSRLRRVGMRNLEIAFPEKSETERDQILRKEFRSLGWQVAEFCKMSGYTREAAQKFVRYDEGMERFLAAEAKGKGVLVLTAHLGAWELSSFFHSLMGHPMSMVIRRLDNPRVDAFVDRIRSLHGNKALHKDDFARGLLSAMKRGETVGILMDTNMTPPQGVFVPFFGHQACTASGLARVAMHSGAAVLPGFLAWHEDEQKYVLHFGHEIELSRTGDSDADIVANTAKFTATLEQYIRQYPEQWLWVHRRWKTRPAGEPSLY, via the coding sequence TTGAGCGAGACGAAGAACAAGCAGAAGAGTAAAGGCCGCGACGGCGAAGGCACGCTTCGCGAAGCGGCCGAGTATTGGGCGTTGCGCGCTCTGGTAGGCGGTGTGGGCCTTCTGCCGCGTGGAGTCGCTCGGGCTGTGGGTGCGGGGCTGGGAGCGGTAGCGCTGAAGTCGTCTTCCCGGCTGCGACGCGTGGGCATGCGCAACCTCGAGATCGCCTTTCCTGAGAAGAGTGAGACGGAGCGCGACCAGATTCTCCGCAAAGAGTTTCGTTCCCTCGGTTGGCAGGTTGCTGAGTTCTGCAAGATGAGCGGTTATACCCGCGAAGCGGCGCAGAAGTTTGTGCGCTATGACGAGGGCATGGAGCGTTTTCTCGCCGCAGAGGCCAAAGGCAAGGGCGTGCTGGTGCTGACCGCGCATCTGGGGGCGTGGGAACTTTCAAGCTTCTTCCACTCGCTGATGGGGCATCCCATGTCGATGGTGATTCGGCGACTGGATAACCCACGCGTAGACGCCTTTGTGGACCGTATCCGCTCGCTGCACGGCAATAAAGCGTTGCACAAGGACGACTTTGCGCGCGGTCTGCTTTCGGCGATGAAGCGTGGCGAGACCGTTGGCATTCTGATGGACACGAACATGACGCCGCCACAGGGTGTGTTCGTGCCGTTCTTCGGGCACCAGGCCTGCACCGCCTCCGGGTTGGCACGCGTAGCGATGCACTCGGGCGCAGCGGTGCTGCCGGGCTTTCTGGCATGGCACGAAGACGAGCAGAAGTATGTGCTGCACTTCGGCCATGAGATCGAGTTGTCGCGCACTGGCGATAGCGACGCCGACATCGTGGCCAATACGGCGAAGTTTACCGCGACTCTGGAGCAGTATATCCGGCAGTATCCGGAGCAGTGGTTGTGGGTGCATCGGCGCTGGAAGACGCGGCCTGCGGGCGAACCGTCGTTGTACTAA
- a CDS encoding lipid-binding SYLF domain-containing protein, translating into MKKFVGAICALAMSAALVPAQAQDAKLGDRLDNAANVLTEIMASPDKGIPQSILSGAYCVVVIPAYKKGAFILGAQYGRGAATCRTPGGWSAPVMVKLTGGSFGWQIGGQSTDLVIVAMNKNGLHHMLANKFKLGADAAASAGPVGRNAQAGTDWKLNAEFLTYSRSKGLFAGIDLDGTVLDDDGDDMRAEYGADLPFAQVLAGKHATPPNARRFVHTVAKYFVISKVNQ; encoded by the coding sequence ATGAAAAAGTTTGTGGGTGCAATTTGTGCGTTGGCTATGAGTGCCGCGCTGGTTCCGGCTCAGGCGCAGGATGCGAAGCTTGGGGACCGTCTTGATAACGCTGCGAACGTTCTGACTGAGATCATGGCTTCGCCGGACAAGGGCATTCCCCAGTCGATCCTTTCGGGTGCATACTGCGTGGTTGTGATTCCGGCATACAAGAAGGGCGCTTTCATCCTCGGCGCACAGTATGGCCGTGGCGCGGCAACCTGCCGTACGCCGGGTGGCTGGTCGGCTCCCGTGATGGTGAAGCTGACAGGCGGAAGCTTTGGCTGGCAGATCGGTGGTCAGTCGACTGATCTTGTCATTGTCGCGATGAACAAGAACGGCTTGCACCACATGCTCGCCAACAAGTTCAAGCTGGGTGCAGACGCTGCTGCTTCGGCAGGCCCCGTGGGCCGCAACGCCCAGGCTGGTACGGACTGGAAGCTCAACGCTGAGTTCCTGACCTACTCGCGTTCGAAGGGTCTCTTTGCGGGTATCGATCTTGACGGCACGGTTCTCGACGACGACGGCGACGATATGCGTGCAGAGTACGGCGCAGACCTGCCCTTCGCTCAGGTGTTGGCTGGCAAGCATGCCACCCCGCCGAACGCTCGTCGCTTCGTGCACACGGTTGCCAAGTACTTCGTCATCTCGAAGGTTAACCAGTAA
- a CDS encoding response regulator transcription factor — protein MFESIDESLGCAMEESARQRVGVVAVDPMRAVGLESILEEITGLEIVLLRLEELVSHLRKLQALVLDARAAGAGLNDLLARLRREAPMLRVIVVGESVDQKYVQTIIGTGARGYLLETASEAEFRMAMEVVLDGSVWAPRKVLARLIDAGGVQGSGAGVAEPVASLMTPREKEVLHLLKDGRTNRDIAKLLGIDETTVKAHLGRMLRKSGSANRVELTLRAMEQEQVTS, from the coding sequence ATGTTCGAATCGATCGATGAATCCCTCGGGTGTGCAATGGAAGAGAGTGCCAGGCAACGTGTCGGTGTAGTGGCGGTCGACCCCATGCGTGCGGTCGGGCTGGAATCCATTCTGGAAGAAATTACTGGGCTGGAGATTGTTCTCCTGCGGCTTGAGGAACTCGTTTCTCATCTGCGGAAGCTGCAGGCCTTGGTGCTGGACGCCAGAGCGGCAGGCGCTGGTCTCAACGATCTGCTTGCGCGTCTGCGGCGCGAGGCTCCCATGCTTCGAGTCATCGTGGTCGGCGAAAGCGTTGACCAGAAGTACGTCCAGACCATCATCGGCACCGGTGCCAGAGGGTACTTACTGGAAACCGCCAGCGAAGCGGAGTTCCGCATGGCGATGGAAGTCGTTCTCGACGGCTCGGTATGGGCTCCGCGCAAGGTCCTGGCCCGCCTGATCGATGCTGGCGGCGTACAGGGAAGCGGTGCCGGCGTGGCCGAACCGGTTGCTTCCCTGATGACCCCGCGCGAAAAGGAAGTCCTCCATTTGCTGAAAGATGGGCGCACAAACCGCGATATTGCCAAGCTTCTCGGCATCGACGAAACCACGGTAAAGGCCCATTTAGGCCGAATGTTGCGCAAATCCGGCTCTGCAAACAGGGTGGAACTGACCCTTCGGGCGATGGAGCAGGAGCAGGTAACCAGCTAA
- the dcd gene encoding dCTP deaminase, translating into MAIKSDKWIRQQATEHGMISPFSEKQVREGVISYGLSSYGYDLRVSDEFKIFTNVNSAIIDPKNFDERSFVTVTSDSVIVPPNSFALARSVEYFKIPRDVLTICVGKSTYARCGIIVNVTPFEPEWEGYVTLEISNTTPLPARVYANEGLCQILFFQSDEQCEVSYGDRNGKYMRQHGIVLPKL; encoded by the coding sequence ATGGCGATCAAGAGCGATAAGTGGATCCGGCAGCAGGCAACTGAACACGGCATGATCTCGCCGTTCAGCGAAAAGCAAGTACGCGAAGGCGTAATCAGCTACGGGCTCTCCAGCTATGGCTACGATCTGCGCGTCTCCGACGAGTTCAAGATCTTTACCAACGTCAACTCGGCGATTATCGATCCGAAAAACTTCGATGAACGCTCGTTTGTCACCGTAACTTCGGACAGCGTCATCGTTCCGCCAAACTCGTTCGCCCTCGCCCGCTCGGTGGAGTACTTCAAGATTCCGCGTGATGTGCTCACGATCTGCGTCGGCAAGAGCACCTACGCTCGCTGTGGCATCATCGTGAACGTCACGCCGTTTGAGCCGGAGTGGGAAGGCTACGTGACGTTGGAAATTTCAAACACTACGCCGCTGCCCGCCCGTGTCTATGCCAACGAAGGCCTGTGCCAGATTCTGTTCTTCCAGAGCGATGAGCAGTGCGAAGTCAGCTACGGCGATCGCAACGGCAAGTACATGCGGCAGCACGGAATCGTTCTGCCAAAGCTCTAA
- a CDS encoding integration host factor subunit beta, producing the protein MIKQDLVQRVVDRTGLPRIKAEASVDAIFEAMKKALTGGERIELRGFGVFTVKPRKTGVGRNPRTGAEVSIAPGKAVRFKPGKELHLLD; encoded by the coding sequence TTGATCAAGCAGGATCTCGTACAGCGCGTGGTAGACCGCACCGGTCTTCCTCGTATTAAAGCCGAGGCATCCGTAGATGCCATCTTCGAAGCGATGAAGAAGGCACTTACCGGAGGAGAACGCATCGAGCTTCGCGGCTTTGGTGTCTTCACCGTAAAGCCGCGTAAAACGGGCGTCGGACGCAATCCGCGCACGGGGGCCGAAGTCTCCATTGCACCGGGAAAGGCAGTTCGCTTCAAGCCCGGCAAGGAGCTCCACCTGCTCGATTAG
- a CDS encoding site-2 protease family protein: MANFRHGRFPLASEADLFPFRWIAENLHSFAQGLPFSLTLLAILLAHEFGHYFACRYYGVGATLPFMIPMPSLSGSAGAVIRLRQRVRTRQALLGIGAAGPICGFVVAVLTSALGMRLSVPAAAAPEYLVQLNSPLLFVLLQRVLHPAHLARNGPLLWHPVLFASWIGLLITSLNLIPAGQFDGGHIVFALSPRVHKAATTATMLALVLLTITSFIGWFLWVVMLLVPALRKPMLKDRSPVTPTMKWIAFCTAVVLLLSIVPEPIQHASLLAFLEQHHW; this comes from the coding sequence ATGGCGAACTTCCGCCATGGACGCTTCCCGTTGGCCAGCGAAGCCGACCTCTTCCCTTTTCGCTGGATCGCAGAAAACCTCCACAGCTTTGCGCAGGGGCTTCCGTTCTCGCTGACACTGCTGGCGATTCTGCTGGCGCATGAGTTTGGCCACTACTTCGCCTGTCGCTACTACGGCGTCGGCGCGACGCTGCCGTTCATGATCCCGATGCCGTCGCTCAGCGGAAGCGCCGGGGCCGTCATCCGGCTGCGACAGCGAGTGCGTACCCGACAGGCGTTGCTGGGTATCGGCGCGGCAGGGCCGATCTGCGGGTTCGTGGTGGCGGTCCTTACGAGCGCGCTGGGGATGCGGCTTTCGGTCCCGGCGGCGGCAGCTCCGGAGTATCTCGTTCAGCTCAACTCGCCGCTGCTTTTTGTTCTGCTTCAACGCGTGCTGCATCCGGCTCATCTTGCGAGGAACGGCCCGCTGCTCTGGCATCCTGTGCTGTTTGCGAGCTGGATTGGCCTGCTGATCACGTCGCTGAACCTTATCCCCGCGGGCCAGTTCGACGGCGGACACATCGTCTTCGCGCTCTCGCCCCGTGTGCACAAAGCCGCGACTACAGCGACGATGCTGGCTCTTGTGCTGCTTACGATCACGAGCTTCATTGGCTGGTTTCTTTGGGTGGTGATGCTGCTGGTTCCGGCGCTGCGCAAACCTATGTTGAAGGATCGCAGCCCCGTGACGCCGACGATGAAGTGGATCGCCTTCTGCACGGCAGTCGTGCTGCTGCTCAGCATCGTTCCTGAGCCCATCCAGCACGCCAGCCTGCTTGCGTTCCTGGAGCAGCATCACTGGTAA